The DNA sequence AGACGTTTCTTCGGGAGAATGAAACGGGCAGCATGCAATCAGGTTTCGGCCCCAGCGACTTAAAGGAATTCCCAGCTGTCGCGGATGGGTCTTGGCTCGCATGACAATTCCTGCATGTTCTTGGTCAATAATCATAGGAGTCCTCTTTTATACACTAGAAATCTAGTTATTTCTATTGCGATAGGGTAGTAAATCTTTTTAATTTTTAGGGTATGATTGTCCTTGGAATAGATCCCGGCACGATTACGACCGGATATGCGTTTATTGAGTCTAGTGCGCAAAAAGTAAAGGTCCTGGAATATGGAACTTTGCATGCTCCGGCAAGCCATGCGCTCGAAGACCGCTTGTTGCATATCGTGTCTGGACTTGAAAAATTGCTGGACAAGTACAAGCCCGAATCTTTCGGGATGGAAGGAATCTTTTTTGCAAAGAATGCCAAGAGCGCGTTGGTGCTTGGACACATTCGTGGGGCTGTTCTTGTGGCATGCCGTAAGCGCGGAATGACTTATAGCGAATACAGCCCGCGTGCCGTCAAGCAAGCCGTTACAGGCGATGGCGGTGCATCCAAGGAACAGGTGGCCAACATGATTTTTGCCCGCCTCGGAATTCAGGGTGGCGATCTTCCGCTGGATGCTTCCGA is a window from the uncultured Fibrobacter sp. genome containing:
- the ruvC gene encoding crossover junction endodeoxyribonuclease RuvC — protein: MIVLGIDPGTITTGYAFIESSAQKVKVLEYGTLHAPASHALEDRLLHIVSGLEKLLDKYKPESFGMEGIFFAKNAKSALVLGHIRGAVLVACRKRGMTYSEYSPRAVKQAVTGDGGASKEQVANMIFARLGIQGGDLPLDASDALAIAWTHASPSPLNDAVSKVLGKKKVVRKKKATTKQWLDLIEKMGGHV